ATGGAGTTTATCGAAGTCGGTACATCTGACGTCTTTTATGTTGTTTTTGTATTTTTATGATTGTTGGGAGGGTGCTGAGCCGACTGGCAAGCTATAATTGCGAGTTCCTTTTAAGGTTTAAAGAGGTCTTGGGCCTATAGCTCAGTTGGTTTAGAGCGTTCCCCTGATAAGGGAAAGGTCAGTGGTTCGAATCCACTTAGGCCCACCATCCTCAGGTTAAATTATAGGAGATTGTTTTTGTGAATTTAACTGGGGGTGTAGCTCAACTGGGAGAGCGCGGCCCTTGCAAGGCCGAGGTTAGCGGTTCGATCCCGCTCATCTCCATAATTTTATTTAAATGTAAGATAAGTTGTAACTGTTCTTTGGCAATAGACGCAATTTTGTAATGTAAAAAAATTGAATATTTGGGTGATCAAGCTATTAAGGGTACATGGTGGATGTCTTGGTACCAAAAGCTGATGAAGGACGTGGAAGGCTGCGATATGCTTCGGGGAGTTGCCAAACAAGCTTTGATCCGGAGAATTCCGAATTGGGAAACCTGTCGTAAGGGGCACTTGCTGTCTCTTTTGGTTAATACCGCGACATTGTTATCTGAATAAATAAGGTAATGAGAGGAACGAAGGGAACTGAAACATCTAAGTACCTTCAGGAAAAGAAAGAAAAATCGATTTCCCCAGTAGCGGCGAGCGAAAAGGAAAGAGCCTAAACTGGCTATATGTAATAACCCTTATGTGTTGTATAGTCAGGGTCGAGGGAGTTGCGGTGAACAAGATGAGGATTGTTCAAAAGAACATGTGTTTTTAGTCGAATAAGCAGGAAAGCTTAACTATAAAGGGTGATAGTCCCGTAGATGAAAAAAGTATAAGTTTTTTACGTAATTTCCCAAGTAATGCCGGTCACGTGAAAACCGGTATGAATTCAGGAGGACCACCTCCTAAGGCTAAATACTTTTGGTAACCGATAGTGAACAAGTAGCGTGAGTGAAAGATGAAAAGAACCCCTTTTAGGGGAGTGAAATAGAACCTGAAACCGTGTACTTACAAGCGGTGGGAGCACAATATTAATTGAATTTATTTCTTTTAATTGGTGTAACCGCGTGCCTTTTGCATAATGAACCGGCGAGTTGCTGTTTGTTGCAGGTTAAGCCCTTAAAGGGTGTAGCCAAAGCGAAAGCGAGTGCTAACTGCGCGACTGAATGTAGCAAGTAGCAGACCCGAAACCGAGTGATCTACCCTTGGTCAGGATGAAGTTCCGGTAAAACGGAATGGAGGTCCGAACGCATTTACGTTGAAAAGTGATGCGATGAACTGAGGGGAGGAGTAAAAGTCTAATCAAACTCGGAGATAGCTGGTTCTCCCCGAAATAGCTTTAGGGCTAGCCTTATGTAACCGTGCAGTAGGGGTAGAGTTACTGACTGAGTCTCGGGGCCCACCAGGCTACCGAACACAATCAAACTCCGAATACTACTGTATTTGACATAGGAGTCAGACTATGGGGGATAAGCTCCGTAGTCGAGAGGGAAACAGCCCAGATCATTAGTTAAGGTCCCTAAAATGAGCTAAGTGATAAAGGAAGTGAAAGTGCTAAGACAGCTAGGATGTTGGCTTAGAAGCAGCAATCATTTAAAAAGTGCGTAATAGCTTACTAGCCGAGTACTTTTGTGCCGAAAATTAGCGGGACTAAAGCTCATTACCGAAACTATGGACCTTGATATTTGTATTAAGGTGGTAGGGGAGCGTTCTATGATAGGTTGAAGCCTTACTTTAAAGAGAGGTGGACGAAATAGAAGTGAGAATGCCGGTATAAGTAGCGATAATGTAAGTGAGAATCTTATTCACCGAAAGCCTAAGGTTTCCTGGGGAAGGCAAATCCGCCCAGGGTTAGCCGGCACCTAAGTCGAGGCTGAAAGGCGTAGACGATGGACAACAGGTTAATATTCCTGTGCTACTATTTTAACGTTTGAGCTTGGGATGACGTGAACACAAAGATTAGCAAACCCAATAGACATGGTTTGTTCAAGCCGGAGATATCGCTCTAGGCAAATCCGGAGCAATAAGATATCGATGGTGAGTACGTTGGCTCTTGGCCTAGAAGTAATTGGCGTGTTCTCCAAGAAATAATCTCGTTAGCGAGTTAATTTAGTAACCGTACTAAAACTGACACAGGTAGGCAAGGAGAGAATCCTAAGGTGCTCGAGAGAACCCTCGTTAAGGAATTCGGCAAACATACTCCGTAACTTCGGGATAAGGAGTGCCTTTTCTATAAAAGTTTCGACTGAAGTAGAAAAGGTCGCAGTGAAAAAGGTTTGGGCGACTGTTTACTAAAAACACAGGTCTCTGCTAAAATGTATAATTGACGTATAGAGACTGACGCGTGCTCGATGCCAGAAAGTTAAGGGGATAGGTTATTTTCTGAGTAATCAGAAGAGAAGCTTGGAACTGAAGCTCTGGTGAATGGCGGCTCTAACTATGAGAGTCCTAAGGTAGCGAAGTTCCTTGTCGGGTAATTTCCGACGCGCATGAATCGCGTAACGACCTAAACACTGTCTCAACGAGGGACTCGGCGAAATTGTAGTTGTGGTGAAGATGCCACATACCCGCGGAAAGACGGAAAGACCCCGTGAACCTTTACTGTAGCTTATTATTGGATTTTGATGCAGTATGTGTAGGATAGGTGGGAGACTAAGAAGTTTCAACGTAAGTTGAAATGGAGTCATTGGTGAAATACCACTCTTATTATGTTAAAATTCTAATGGAATACCGTGAATCCGGGTTCTTGACAGTGGTAAGTGGGCAGTTTGACTGGGGCGGTCTCCTCCGAAAAAGTAACGGAGGAGTCCAAAGGCTTCCTCAATGCGGTCGGCAACCGCATGTAGAGTGTAAAGGCATAAGGGAGCTTAACTGCGAGACCTATAAGTCGAGCAGGTGTGAAAGCAGGGCTTAGTGATCCGGCGGTTTCTGAGTGGAAAGGCCGTCGCTCAACAGATAAAAGGTACTCCGGGGATAACAGGCTGATCTCCCCCGAGCGTTCATAGCGGCGGGGAGGTTTGGCACCTCGATGTCGGCTCATCGCATCCTGGGGCTGTAGAAGGTCCCAAGGGTTCTGGAGTTCACAGATTAAAGCGGTACGCGAGCTGGGTTTAGACCGTCGTGAGACAGGTCGGTCCCTATCTTCCGTGGGCGTACGATATTTGAGAAAATCTGCCTCTAGTACGAGAGGATCGAGGTGGACGAACCTATGGTGAATCAGTTGTTGTGCTAACAGCATGGCTGAGTAGCTAAGTTCGGAAAGGATAAACGCTGAAAGCATATAAGCGTGAAGCCTATTTTAAGATAAGATATCGTTCTCTAAGCAATTAGAGGGAAGACATCTCAAAGATTATGAGATTGATAGGCCAGATGTGTAAGTCCGGTAACGGATTTAGCTAACTGGTACTAATTTGTCGAAAAGCTTGATCACCCTTATTTAATTATTGTTACATTACAAATTGCGAGGTTTTCTCCAGTGACTATAGTAGAAATAAAAAACCCGTTCCCATTCCGAACACGGTAGTTAAGATTTTTACGCCGATGGTACTATCCAACGATGGGAGAGTAGGTATTGCTGGGGGCTTAAATAACCCATCCCATAAAATATGGGATGGGTTTTTTTTTAAATAAAAATAAATAGATTATGTTTAGAGTTGTCTATTATTACTTATAAAGTATTATTAAGTTTTGTAATATGAATGAAGTAGAGAAAGTATTTAGAGATTATGTACAAGGACAAGGTTTAAAGTTTACTCCTGAGAGACAAGCAATATTAAACCACGTCTTTGAATGCCACGGGCATTTTGAAGCTGAAGAGTTGTTGATAGATATGAGAAAAAACAACAAAAGGGTTTCAAAAGCAACTATTTATAGAACCCTTGCGCTATTAGTTAGCAGTGGTTTGCTTAGAGAAGTAATTTTTGGTGAAAAACATGCACATTACGAGCATGTTTATGGCCATGAGCATCATGAACATCTTGTATGTATAGGATGTGGTAAAATAATTGAATTTACTGATGAAAGAATAGAAGAATTTCAAGAACAAATATGTATTGAGAATAATTTTAAAGCCGAATCTCATAAATTTCAAATTATGGGATATTGTGAAGATTGTGAGAAGAAATAATTAATTTTTGATGAGAGGGTAACAGTTATGGCACGTATCTGTGAAATATGTGGAAAAGGAACGTCTGTCGGGTTCAAACTGGAGCGAAGAGGTTTGCCCAAAAAAAAAGGTGGTGTTGGGCTTAAGATAACGGGTAAAACAAAGAGAAAATTTAAGGCTAATATACAAACTATGAGGGCAAATATTAATGGTAGTATCAAGAAGATAAAAATATGCACTAGATGCATGAATGCCGGTAAGGTTGTTAAGGTTGTATAAACGATTGTAAATGGTAAATTTCATTTTCTTTGTTACATTACAATGGACATAGATATAAAACAGATTGAAAAAATTGCTGATCTTTCCCGAATCAGGCTTAGAGATGAAGAGAAAGGTGTTTTCCGGGAGCAGTTAATAGATATCTTAGACTATATTGAAAAATTGAACGAATTAGATACAGATGGTATACAGCCAATGGCATATGCAACATCCATAACAAATGTTTTTCGAGAGGACAAGCAAACACCTTCTTTCGCACACCAAGAGATAATAAAACTTTCCCCTTCAAGTACCAATGGCTTTTTTAAGGTGCCAAAGGTCATAGAATAAAGATTTAGTCATTCAAGCGTATAATTCTGATATTAAGCTTATTAGTTGATAATTCTTTTTATATCCATCGTTCTTGAATTAAACTGTAATTTATCAATATGAATAAATATAATAATATTTATTTATTAGAAACCATAAGGATTTTTTTTTGGAGTTATTTTTGATATTACATAATTTAAGCGCAAACAACATAAAAGAAAAAATAATTAATCGAGAAATTACCTCGCAAGAGGTAGTTGAAGAACTCTTTGAATGGATTTGTCTTAAAGATCCTTCGGTTAAAGCTTATCTCTACTTAGATAAGGAGGGTGCTTTATTAAAGGCAAAAGAGATTGATAAGAAACTTAATAACGGTGACAAAATTGGGCTGCTTGCGGGTATTCCTGTTGCAATAAAAGATAATATATGTACATCAGGGATTAAGACAACCTGCGCGTCCAGGATGTTAGAAAACTTTGTTCCGCCTTATGACGCCTTTGTAATTAAAAAAATAAAGGAAGAGGATGCGGTAATTATCGGCAAGACTAATCTGGATGAATTTGCAATGGGCTCTTCAAATGAAAATTCTGCTTTTCATGTTACACGAAACCCATGGAATACTGATTATATACCTGGTGGTTCTGGTGGTGGATCTGCTGCAGCAGTAACGTCAGATATGGCATTTATGGCTTTGGGATCAGACACTGGTGGTTCAATCAGGCAGCCATCCGCATTTTGTGGGAACGTTGGTTTTAAACCAACATATGGCAGGGTTTCTCGATACGGGTTGGTTGCATTTGCATCTTCATTAGATCAGATCGGCACTATTTCGAAAGACGTATATGATGCTGCATTGCTTTTACAGGTTGTTTCTGGTCATGATGGATGCGACTCGACATCTTCGAAAATGGATGTACCTGAGTATCTGGCTGATATCAATTGCATAAATAGTAAGTTGAAGATAGGGGTGCCAAGGGAGTTTTTTGGTGCAGGACTTAATCCGGAGGTTGGAAACGCGGTAACTAATGCGTTAGATATTTATAAAAAAAAAGGAGCAGAAATAGTTGATTTGTCTCTTCCTCATTGTGGATATGCTGTTGCCGCATACTATATTATAGCAACTGCGGAAGCCAGCTCAAACTTGGCAAGGTATGATGGCGTTCGGTACGGGTATAGAAGCCAGTTAAGTGAAGACAATATTATTGATATGTACAGCAGGGTGCGCGCAGAAGGTTTTGGCAGTGAGGTAAAAAGGAGGATTTTATTAGGTAATTACGTATTAAGTGCCGGTTTTTATGATGCGTACTATTTGAAGGCTTCAAAAGTAAGAACCCTGATAAAGAGCGATTTCGAAGATGCTTTTGATAAAGTAGATTGTATCATTTCTCCTACTTGCCCATCACCGGCTTTTAAGATAGGAGAGAAGATTACTGATCCGCTTGAGATGTATTTGTCAGATATTTATACAATTCCTGCCAACCTGGTAGGAATACCAGGTGTTTCTATTCCTTGTGGATTCACAACAACAGGTTTGCCCATTGGTATGCAGATTATGGGGAAATATTTTGAAGAGAAAAAAATATTACAGATTGCAAAATTATTCGAGAATGAAACAGGTTTTCATTTGAAGAAACCTGAAATAAAGTGACAGGCTTAGTTTATGAAATACGAAGTGGTAATAGGATTGGAAACACATGCAGAATTGGACACTGAGTCTAAGCTTTTTTGTGGCTGTAGTACTAAGTTTGGCTCAGAACCAAATACCCAGACGTGCCCAGTCTGTTTGGGATTGCCAGGTGTTTTGCCGGTAATGAACAAAAAAGCTTTTGAATATTCGTTAAAGGTGGCTGTAGCGTTGTCTTGTGAGATAAATAAATTTACCAATTTTGACAGAAAAAGTTATTATTATCCTGACTTGCCTAAAAACTATCAAACTTCACAAAACTACTTTAATATTGGTAATAATGGTTATGTAGATATAGTCGTAGCAGGAAAAGAAAAAAAAATAAATATACACAACGTGCATTTAGAAGAGGAGGCGGGAAAACTTGTTCATCCGGAAAC
This portion of the Candidatus Scalindua japonica genome encodes:
- the gatC gene encoding Asp-tRNA(Asn)/Glu-tRNA(Gln) amidotransferase subunit GatC; the encoded protein is MDIDIKQIEKIADLSRIRLRDEEKGVFREQLIDILDYIEKLNELDTDGIQPMAYATSITNVFREDKQTPSFAHQEIIKLSPSSTNGFFKVPKVIE
- the gatA gene encoding Asp-tRNA(Asn)/Glu-tRNA(Gln) amidotransferase subunit GatA encodes the protein MLHNLSANNIKEKIINREITSQEVVEELFEWICLKDPSVKAYLYLDKEGALLKAKEIDKKLNNGDKIGLLAGIPVAIKDNICTSGIKTTCASRMLENFVPPYDAFVIKKIKEEDAVIIGKTNLDEFAMGSSNENSAFHVTRNPWNTDYIPGGSGGGSAAAVTSDMAFMALGSDTGGSIRQPSAFCGNVGFKPTYGRVSRYGLVAFASSLDQIGTISKDVYDAALLLQVVSGHDGCDSTSSKMDVPEYLADINCINSKLKIGVPREFFGAGLNPEVGNAVTNALDIYKKKGAEIVDLSLPHCGYAVAAYYIIATAEASSNLARYDGVRYGYRSQLSEDNIIDMYSRVRAEGFGSEVKRRILLGNYVLSAGFYDAYYLKASKVRTLIKSDFEDAFDKVDCIISPTCPSPAFKIGEKITDPLEMYLSDIYTIPANLVGIPGVSIPCGFTTTGLPIGMQIMGKYFEEKKILQIAKLFENETGFHLKKPEIK
- the rpmB gene encoding 50S ribosomal protein L28, giving the protein MARICEICGKGTSVGFKLERRGLPKKKGGVGLKITGKTKRKFKANIQTMRANINGSIKKIKICTRCMNAGKVVKVV
- a CDS encoding Fur family transcriptional regulator; translated protein: MNEVEKVFRDYVQGQGLKFTPERQAILNHVFECHGHFEAEELLIDMRKNNKRVSKATIYRTLALLVSSGLLREVIFGEKHAHYEHVYGHEHHEHLVCIGCGKIIEFTDERIEEFQEQICIENNFKAESHKFQIMGYCEDCEKK